From Acidobacteriota bacterium:
GGGCCGTGGCGAAGGCCGTGCGGCGCGTCTCGACCTCGGGGCTGACCTTGTCGAACTCCGCCTGGGCCTTCTCCAGCCGGGCCTGGGCGGCGGCCCGCTGCGCGTCGGTCCCCGCGCGGTTGTACTCCTCGAGGGCGGGGGTGTACAGGCGGTCGCGGAGGGCGATGATCTTCTTCTCCGACTCCCGGAAGGCGGCGTAGAGTTCGGCGATGTCCTTCATCGCCTTGTCGGCGTCGGGGCCCAGGTTGGGATTGAACCAGGGCCGGATGGCGTTCCGGGTTTTCTCCAGGAGGGCGGGCCCCTCCGCCGCGGTTTCCGCGGGCGCCGGAGTGGACGTCTCCGTCTTCTTTGCCGCCTCGGCGGCGGACTGCTGTTTCACCACCTCGATCCGCTGGACCAGGTCCCGCGTGTCCAGGGTGGCTTCCGGCCGGGAGGGCGGCTTGTCCTGCGCCCCGGACCGGATGACGCCCAGTGCGGCGAACAGGGCCGTCACCAGGAGGAGGGGCAGTGCCCATCGTTTACGCTTCATGATCGAACCTCTCGTGATCAGGGAGGCGGGCGGCGGGGGCCGCCCGCCCCGGGCTCAGTGCAGCTCGCGCCAGTACTGGTTCAGGACCTGGACAGCCTGCGTGGGGTTCATGTCGTAGGTCAGGTTGCCCGCCCCGAACTCGCTGAAGGCGCCGGACGTGGACGAGTAGCCGAAACCCTTCATGTCCCCGGTCCCCACGTCCACCCAGCCCTCGCCGCGGGCCCCCTTGTGGAAGGCGGAGGCGCGCCCGTAGAAGACGCCGCCGATGCCCAGGTCGGTGGGCTGCCCGCTGGGGAAGTAGGCGCCGTTGTAGAGGTCGAGGACGTAGGCCGACGACTTGCCGCCGCCCACCGTGTGGTTGACGGGGTCGCAGGTGATCCCGGGGGTGGCGTTGGGGAAGAACTTGTAGGAGGTCCCGGCCATCCAGAACTTCACCTGGGTCCCCACCTGCTGGGCGAAGACGGTGGGCCGGAAGAAGGTGCTCTCCCCTTCCGAGGCGCTGGGCATCTGGAAATAGAAGCCCTTGCCGGTGCCCGTCAGGGAGAAGGAGGACGAGGTCCCCGAGGACACGGCGAGGTCGCCGGCCAGCACGTTGCCGCTCCCGCAGTTCTCGTCCACCAGGCAGTAGTAGACCCCCGGCAGGCGGTTGGCGTAGACCACCGGCGCCGCGTCGAGGTCGACGGGGGCGCCGTACTCCGAGAAGGTGACGAGGGTGCGCTTGCCGACGCCGGTGACGCTGAACTCGGCCACGTCGGGGTTGCAGTAGATGGGGGTGCCGTTCTTGTTGGTGAAGAAGAGGCCGAAGGTGGAGTTGGCGGGGTTGGCGGCGTCCACGTCGATCTTGTAGAGGTGCCCCTTGTAATCGCCGAAGTAGATGGAGTCGACGAAACTGTCATTGTCGGAGGGCGAATCGAACATGACCGGGGGGGCGAAGAGGCAGTTGGCCACCGAGGAGACCAGCTTGGTGGCGTCCGCGCCGAAGATGGTGGTGGAGCCGTCGTTGAGGTCCCACTGCTTGATGGTGGCCCCCGTGTCCAGGTCCAAGAACCAGAGGGTCTTGCCCTTGCCGGGCTCGGACGGGGGCTTCAGGTCGAAGCCGGAGCCGACGGCGGCGATCCAGCGGCCGTGGGGGTACCCGCCGACGGGGGGCCCGAACTGGCCGATGGCGGGGACCGACCAGGTCTCGCCGCAGGGCTTGGACACGGAGCCGCTGAAACGCCAGGCGACGGTGGGCGGGGTGAAGGCGTCAGGGGACCCGGTGGCGCCGATGGCGCTGGTGACGTCGAGGCAGTAGTACTCCTCGCCCCCGCCGCCCAGGCCGAACATGCAGTAGGTCCGCCAGGGGTTGGAGGTCAGGTTCTTCCGCAGCGTGGCCGCCTTGAGGGGGGACGCGACGTAGTAGTAGTGGGGCCGCCGGTTGTAGATGCGGGCGCCGTAGACGTCCGGCTGGCCCTGGTTGGCGAAGTTGCCGCTCCCGTAGAGTTCGCGGTAGAGCTTGGGCGTCGTGGAGGCGTCGCCCTTCAGGAAAGCGTAGGGGATCAGCGCCCAGATCTCCTTGCCCGTGACCGCCGAGAAGCAGTGGATCATCCCGTCGTTGGCCCCCATGAGGATCATGGGGCAGCGGTTCTTCAGGGTCTCGCTCTTGGCCCAGGTCTGGTACTCGGCGGTGCTGAAGGCGTCGGGGTTCGGCGGGCCGATGAAGACCGGGGTGCAGAAGGTGATGGGGCCCAGGGGCATCCGCCGGACGTAGTTGATGAACTGGTCCATCTCCGTGTTGCTCAGGGCGCTCAGGCCCGTGAGCGAGCGGATCTGGGACCGCTTCTGCGTGGTGAACTCCAGCACGTTGTTGCCGGCGTCGGAGAAGTAGACCTTCCGCGCGTCGGGGTCCGCGGAGATGTCGGCCAGGAGGACGTCGGCGGCGTCCCACAGCTTGTACGGGGAGTTGCGGGAGAAGTCGGTGAGGAAGTCGATCTTGTTGTTGGGGTCGGAGGCGTTCACCGTCAGGGCCTGGAAGGCCCGGAGGTGACCGGAGAAGGTGGGGGCGAAAGTCGTCCCGGCCTTGTAGACCACGTTCTGCATCTTGACGTTGGCCGGCATGGTGGCCGGCCAGGTGCGGGCGTTGGGCGGGACGAAGCCGAGGATCGGCTCGCTGTCGCCGCTGATCTCGGTGCCCGTCTGCCCGATGGCGTTCATGAGGGCCTCGAGGAGCTGGGCCTCGTTGTCGGCGAAGTAGGCCTGGTTGGTGCCGCCCGCCACGGCGATGGTGTTGAGGGTGGCCTTGTCGCCGGCGGACTGCATGCCGAACCCGACGACGAAGGTCTTCATCTTGTGGGTGTTCCAGAGGGTCGCCGCGGCGGTGGTGGGGCCGGTCCCGCAGTTGCTCACCCCGTCGGTCAGGAGCAGTATGTCGTTCTCGCGGCACGCCGCGTAGCGGTCCAGCTGCGCCTCGGTGGGGCTGAGGGAGTACATGCTGTCGGTGGCGATGTTGTAGCAGTAGGGGAGCTGGTTGCCGCCCCCGAGGTTCTTCCCCATGACGTACATGAGCATCGACTGCATGGAGTAGCCGATGGGGGTGTTGCCGTACGCGTCGAACTCGGTCAGGAAAGGGGTCCCCGTGCTACCGCAGGTGACGGCCGCCGGCGGGGTGCGGGCCCACACCCGGTCGCACCAGTTCCGGATGTCCGGCCGGTTGTCGTAGCCGGCGTCCACGCTGGACTTGAACCACTGCTCGGGGTCGGGGTCCACCGCGGTGGTGGTCCCCGGGACGTGGTAGATGGGGGTGAGCATCCGGTCGCGGTTGGTGCCGGTGGTACAGTTGTTCCGGGCGAAGACCCAGGTGTCGTAGACGGGGGACGTCGTCTGGTAGAGCGCGGTGGTGGGTTTGCCGGAGGCTCTGTAGTTGCCCGCGATGGAGCGGTAGCTCACCCGGTTGGACGAGGTGTTGCAGTAGATCCACAGCGACCACCGGGCGCGGATGGTGTTGCGCGACATCAGCCCCGTGATGGCCCGCTTGGTGATGTAGATCTTGGAGGCGGAGTTCCAGCCCAGCAGGTCGAAATTGGAGCACTGCCCGCCGCTGGCGCCGTTGGGGGCGCAGGACATGGACCCCGAGGTGTCCACCAGGAAGTGGAGGTTGGGTGGGAGCACCCGGCCGACGGGGTCGTTCGGGTCGTAGACGGGCTGGTTCTGCCCGTCCTGGGCGGGGGCCAGGGCGGCCAGGGCGGCCAGCGCGATGCAGAGCGAAACGAAGCGGATGATCTTCATGGTTGCCTCCTCGGTTAAAACGTCCGCTGGGAACTGATGTTGCCCGACCCGCCCCCGAAGGAGTCGATGGTGGTGTCCATCATGGGCATCTTCACCATGAACTCCTGCTCGAGGATGCGCCGCGAGGCGGGGATCGCCCGGGCGTTCACCCCGGTGCTGTACCCCCCGCCGGTGTAGTTCGCGTAGCCGATGCTGCGGATCATGAAGATCCCGTCCGCCTCGATCGGCTTGCCGGTGCCGTCCACCTCGGTGGGGTCGTTGTTCTGGATGTAGAGTTCGTAGCGGTGCGAAGCGTCCAGCACGCCGATCACGTGCACGGGGCTGGAGAGGGAGAGGTTGGTGAACTTGTAGCCGAGGACCGCGCCACGGTAGATGGGGACGCCGGTCTGGCCCCCCGCCGCCTGGTACATGGCGGTGATCTGGTCCTTGTTGCTGAGGGATCGCAGGAGCCGCTGGGCGTGGGCCAGCCCCGCCTCGGCGGTGTGGAAGGCCTCGCGGCCGAAGGCCTCGTTGCGGGTGACGAAGACCTCCGTGGTGGTGATGAGGATCACTCCGGAAGCCAGCAGGGAGAGGGCCATGATGATGAGGAGCACGATGACCATGGCCACGCCCCGCCGGTTGGGTTTCGGGATTCGGTTCGACATGGGTTTCCTCCTTGGGGGTCGTTGCGCGCCGCGTCAGCTCTGCGGGGGGCGCATGTTGCGCAGGTAGACGATCTCCTGGTACACCTCGCGGTACATCGGGGCGCCGCTGACGACGCCGGCGGCCCGGTCCTCGATGGCGGGGCGCTGGTAGTAGATGCTCCCGCCGATGTTGCGGCCCGCGATGGCCTCGGGGACCATGGGGGTTCGCCCCACCAGGGTGATCCGCATCCCCCGGAGAAAGGCCAGCTGGCTCTTGTTGGCGATGAGGTTCTGGAAGTTGCTGTTCATCCACTCCGAGGCCTCCATGACCCCGTTGTTGTTGGTGTCGAGCCAGAGGGCGACCTGGAGGTCCTCCACGTACTCGGCCACCAGCTCGGGGTAGGAGTTGACGGAGCGCACCTCGCGCCGGTAGAGCCGCGGGATGCCGTCGGCCAGGCTCGCGTCGATGAAGTACTCCCAGATCCGGATCTTGTACAGGACGGAACCGGAGGGGTACGGGTAGCTCAGGCCGTTGGGCGGGTTGATGCCGCCGCTCGTGTTCCCCGGGTTGATGGTGATCTCGGTGAAGGGGTTTCCCGTGGTGGGGTTCTGGATGGTGGTGGGGACCAGCAGGTCGGCGTGGATGGCGGCATTGGGGTCCAGCGGGTTGCCCACGAGGTTCGCGTCGGTGATGATTAGCAGGTCGCCCTCCTCGAACTGGGCCCCGGTCAGCTTGATGGACTTGATCTGGGAGGAGGGCGGGTTGTAGTCGGCGTAGAGGCGGGCGTCGTTGATGATGTCGGGGTCGGCGATGCGGACCCGGTCGGGGAGGCCGGCGTCGTAGCCGGTGTACTGCCCCAGGTTGGACCCCGCCGAGGCGAAGGGCGTCCAGTTGGTGTTGGTGCACTCCAGCATGGAGAAGGCGTAGGCGCCCACCGCCGAGATCTGGGACCACTTGCTGAAGGCCCCGATGGCGCGCAGGTCGCCGGCCATCGCGTTGACGGCGTAGCGCAGGTTCGACCGCAGGGTGGCCCGGAGCACCTCCGACGTGGTGACGCGCTGGTTCTGCACGAAGGCCGCCGTGGCGGCGACGATGATGATGGAGACCAGGAGGAGGGTGATGATGGCCTCCACCAGGGAGAACCCGCGGGAGGAGCGGCGGGGTCGGGACGGGGTCGTGGTGTTCATGGTGCCTCCTTGCTCAGTTGCTGCGGTACCGGAAGGTGACCACCGTCACCCCCGCGATGTTGGGGTCGGCGCCGAGCGTTGCGGCGTAGGTGGTGGTGTACTTCACCCGGACCTCGACCCGGACGAGCCGCAGGCTGCCCCCGCTGGGGTTGGTCAGCCCCGAGTCGGTCACGACGGCCACGGCATTGTACAGCGCCTTGTCGTACTGCATGCCGGGGCCGGAGGTGGTCAGCCCGAGCTGCGTCTCCGGGTCGATGGTGCCCGGCTGCAGCAGCGGGCTGTCGTCGGGCAGGAGCATCATCATCTCGGTGATACGGCCGGACAACTGGGACAGGCCGGTGACGCTCGCCGCGGTGCCGTTGTTGCGGAGCGACCGCAGGAAAACGTCCGCCACGCCCAGCATGGCCACGGAGAGGATCACCATGGCGACCAGGGCGGTGATGAGGGAGAGACCCTTTCGGTTGAACCTGCGCGCCGGTCTTTTCATTTGTGCCTCCTTGCGCGAAGTCGACAAGATGTATGCAAATTCGATGCCTGAGAGCCCGGATTCGAAAAAATGCTGACGTTGCTGGGGTTGAACCCGGGCTCCTTCCCCGGGAGCCGGGAAGGGATGTAACTTTTTGTTACCGCGAAGGCTGCCGGGGCGGGGAGTGCGCCCGTGGAGTGCGGCGCGAAGGCTGCCGGAGCGCCGCTTTGCCCGCGCCGCGCAGGCCGCCGGAGCGGCGCGGCCTCAACGCAAGCCGTGCGCCTTTCGGAAGGGGGAAAAGGGGAGCGGCGAAAGGACGAAGGGA
This genomic window contains:
- a CDS encoding VWA domain-containing protein, with the protein product MKIIRFVSLCIALAALAALAPAQDGQNQPVYDPNDPVGRVLPPNLHFLVDTSGSMSCAPNGASGGQCSNFDLLGWNSASKIYITKRAITGLMSRNTIRARWSLWIYCNTSSNRVSYRSIAGNYRASGKPTTALYQTTSPVYDTWVFARNNCTTGTNRDRMLTPIYHVPGTTTAVDPDPEQWFKSSVDAGYDNRPDIRNWCDRVWARTPPAAVTCGSTGTPFLTEFDAYGNTPIGYSMQSMLMYVMGKNLGGGNQLPYCYNIATDSMYSLSPTEAQLDRYAACRENDILLLTDGVSNCGTGPTTAAATLWNTHKMKTFVVGFGMQSAGDKATLNTIAVAGGTNQAYFADNEAQLLEALMNAIGQTGTEISGDSEPILGFVPPNARTWPATMPANVKMQNVVYKAGTTFAPTFSGHLRAFQALTVNASDPNNKIDFLTDFSRNSPYKLWDAADVLLADISADPDARKVYFSDAGNNVLEFTTQKRSQIRSLTGLSALSNTEMDQFINYVRRMPLGPITFCTPVFIGPPNPDAFSTAEYQTWAKSETLKNRCPMILMGANDGMIHCFSAVTGKEIWALIPYAFLKGDASTTPKLYRELYGSGNFANQGQPDVYGARIYNRRPHYYYVASPLKAATLRKNLTSNPWRTYCMFGLGGGGEEYYCLDVTSAIGATGSPDAFTPPTVAWRFSGSVSKPCGETWSVPAIGQFGPPVGGYPHGRWIAAVGSGFDLKPPSEPGKGKTLWFLDLDTGATIKQWDLNDGSTTIFGADATKLVSSVANCLFAPPVMFDSPSDNDSFVDSIYFGDYKGHLYKIDVDAANPANSTFGLFFTNKNGTPIYCNPDVAEFSVTGVGKRTLVTFSEYGAPVDLDAAPVVYANRLPGVYYCLVDENCGSGNVLAGDLAVSSGTSSSFSLTGTGKGFYFQMPSASEGESTFFRPTVFAQQVGTQVKFWMAGTSYKFFPNATPGITCDPVNHTVGGGKSSAYVLDLYNGAYFPSGQPTDLGIGGVFYGRASAFHKGARGEGWVDVGTGDMKGFGYSSTSGAFSEFGAGNLTYDMNPTQAVQVLNQYWRELH
- a CDS encoding prepilin-type N-terminal cleavage/methylation domain-containing protein is translated as MNTTTPSRPRRSSRGFSLVEAIITLLLVSIIIVAATAAFVQNQRVTTSEVLRATLRSNLRYAVNAMAGDLRAIGAFSKWSQISAVGAYAFSMLECTNTNWTPFASAGSNLGQYTGYDAGLPDRVRIADPDIINDARLYADYNPPSSQIKSIKLTGAQFEEGDLLIITDANLVGNPLDPNAAIHADLLVPTTIQNPTTGNPFTEITINPGNTSGGINPPNGLSYPYPSGSVLYKIRIWEYFIDASLADGIPRLYRREVRSVNSYPELVAEYVEDLQVALWLDTNNNGVMEASEWMNSNFQNLIANKSQLAFLRGMRITLVGRTPMVPEAIAGRNIGGSIYYQRPAIEDRAAGVVSGAPMYREVYQEIVYLRNMRPPQS